Below is a window of Pocillopora verrucosa isolate sample1 chromosome 6, ASM3666991v2, whole genome shotgun sequence DNA.
TGctgggtagggtaaccctgtcagcaaGGGGGAAAcattgccatgtaaacgtctcaaggtcgGTTAACCCGCCCATGCGGGGCGCCGTTCATGTTACAAAAGGATCAAATAAGGAAAACAACAGTGAAACACGAGTGTGTTaagactttgtacatttcttggtCTTCCCATGCAGAGCTAAAACgttaaaacatcaatttttacatCCACTTAGCAATAAAACCTCGACAGCGATTTAGTCACGTTTTTACTTTTAACTCAACACTACATTCACACGTTATGCCAAAGTGAAGACGTTGTACTGTCAGAAACGGTTAACGCATCGAGCTATTGGCCAAAATCTTAGAGGAAAATTAATTACGTTTTTTCTGCAACGTTTTTTCGACACGTCCTAGTGACATcttaaactccttaattgcaagtgtgataacaacctcgagaaacttcatCCTGGCatcccggggttgtaagattgtatgtaaacgctgGCTATTTTTAGCCCACGGTTAGGCGGGtcacctcacctacctggggtcccccacattcatgtaaacaggccctaggGCAATGAAATACAGGTTGGTGGTTGATTACTATTAGCCTGGAACTTCTTCGACTGCAAAACTGAAGATAGTATTGCTTACGTATTGCagtcggaaaaaaaatcgatcaagtAATAGTGCCAGAAGGGTCCACCAAGTACGGGGAATTATCCAGGCACCGGACGTTTCTTGGAACAAGCCGTTCAAGGCCACTTGCACTTAAAAGGAATGATTGGCTGGGTACCGTGGGAATTCACGAAGAAACAGctgctgaaatttgaaattatcccCGAAAAGTACCATTTTGGAGTGAATTCTTGATTCTTGAGCAGAGCTACCCacagaggtaataaaaaaaactctctcgaGCTGCATGTTGAACCTTCCCGTGGACGACATGATTCACTGCCCCAAGGAACGACAGCCTTGTGGCAGTGCACGATTATTGCTTCTATCGCAGTTGCAAGTTCTGAGTAAGCAAGGCACAAATCCCTTTGAATATACCGGTTCTGATTTTGAGAAAGCACATCCGTCATTATATCTTTTGGATTCGGATCATGAAGAGGACAGAGACATTGAAATTGGGTGAACTATGTTCACTTTATTTCACATTAAGTATTGCAGTAGTATTAACACGCAGATTGTGAAATTGAGGGCAAGCACTagaacgtgtttttgttttttacaattaaaatggtCGGTTACCATACTATTATTTgcaaaaagtaaattgaattttaaataaacgccgccctcgaataaacatCGCACTTGAATcacgaaaattttaataaacgccgcggcgtttaatcgaataaacaTGATAAGTGAAAACACTTTATTAGCTCTATATTTAAGAGAGCTcctttgtaagaaatttttataagagTTGTTTACAGTCTGTTGGACCAAGTTCTATCCAGCAATCTTTCGATGAAAGAATTTATAATTGGTGCCAATCCTGATCTTcctgcagccagctaatttccCCAAGGTCTTGAAACAGGTAGGAAATCGACAATCATCCCTTTATATCTGGGTCTCTTCTGACTCGTCATTAAGTACAAGGCCTTTGCGGAAGTAGGCATCCGCCGGCACACATTACCATTTTAGAGTTATCCACAACAACTTTGTTTACCTCGCCCCTATTCTGTCCCCACCTCCCCCCTATTGtcaattcccccccccccccaccccacaaACCTCCCGTTCAGGAAGCTTTTAGTgatcaaatttcattgaatggCTCTGCAGCTcgcaacagaaataaaaaaacaatgcctatgaatgttttttgtcttggtttttaatgaaagagagaCGCTCGAAACTTTgaagtaatgaaaatcaaagggctcttggagccagctcattcatgttatggcttagctttgaattgatttcttggacttgctgAATATAGGTGCAGatgaattcggtttatgtgaactttcaagacttttggaataaattttcttttatttttgggcagttgtgtgataagaaaacttgtgcattcgtAGTGATGGGGATCGGAAAAACGTTTGTGTGGGCTGGAGGTGGGATGGGCAGAGGTCATTAGGCAGACTACGCCCTCAGTTGGCTGCAATATATCTCATAACGCTGACTGCCGCAATAATTATCTattaaatattccttgcccgtttcttgatatcttttgttttaaacaaagcggccattgcatttgatttttaacaaagcggccacaatcgttcctaatataatttcaagtcttcatctaatctgattttcacatattaatatttgcgtagtcaccaaaccaacgagagataaaaccaccaaaaaagttaacaaatggccagtcacgaggGCAACGCTTGGCTTTTCCCAATAAAAATTCTCCGGTttctcatgaaaaccaatgATAATATAAGACACTAAGGGGAAATCAGTATGTGTACACTtctgaacgttgaaaatatatcaagtcgaaagAAAAGTTCTGGTCTTGGTTCGCATTTTTGTCagcaaaatgaacacatatcagttaaaaagatgaatttctcgaatattgcgcaggttaaatattcaatagtagCATCCATTTACATCCACATCTACTTTTAgtaagttggtaaattctgtaaAGAGATCAcgccaaccaactcgcgcggaaaatgagaatactaaacgaggcttgaaaaaaattaagaacgattgtgatcaagacaggcaaggaatattccacaatagtgcaaataatcgcgaaagatgatcgcggaaaagcacttgcgtgacgctcggtaagttgtaagatgccatgttatcacgtatcagacgaaaaaacagtacaaattcagagtctgcattttgtacccggtctgcgGTCCGTAGTCTGCATTTTGcacagagtacgaagccatccaagcgcttgatacggctggacacggtcctcaaataactccatatttctctttgaaatatactaatttttcattggaaaatattctaccttcatttacaatcctcaagcgcttctaaaaagtgaaaaaatgccaacgtTATCCGTTTCGCTGGccttgtacacagagtgcgaagagatccaagcgtgacacaaagaaattttcaccagacactaccggacacggtctttAAATAACTagacgtccggcagtctgatatttttccatatttctctttggaaaataccagtttctattggaagtattttgtcttcatttagaatcctcaagcgcttctaaaaagtgaaaaaaatttgaatattgtccttttcgccgactcttcATAGCGTACGAAGAGCTCCAAGCGTGTTCAGggtggctcttgagaaagacgattttagaaggtttttagTGATCTGGGAATtccgtgttacaggaaattgggtcgcgtCAAGGTTGAAaggcgttgcatcaaggttgaaaatgggcctttaacttgtaactgtaggataaaaagaggctccgaaaacaacagtgaaataaacaaattctcccagagtcccattcttttttattatgatAGATTAAGTATGCATCATTGCaacaagatttcttttccagattgcaggaaaatgcgtttctgggagacttatcttttaaaaaatttcccgggggagcatgcccccggacccccCTAAGGGTTCGGGCCTTCGGCCCTCAATTTTCAAGGGAACCTGCCTACTTTAAAGGCAGTGCCCTTTTACTTCAAAGTTGTTTaagttagcgtcttgttcactttgattgcctcagcaatacatgtagcacccgcatcactaatactataattgttttgcaaatccaaattggttagcgtcttgttcactttgattgcctcagcaatacatgtagcacccgcatccCTAATACCATTaaaagacaaatccaaattggttagcgtcttgttcactttgattgcctcagcaatacatgtagcacccgcatcactaatacgattgttacacaaatacaaattggttagcgtcttgttcactttgattgcctcagcaatacatgtagcacccgcatcactaataccattaaaagacaaatccaaattggttagcgtcttgttcactttgattgcctcagcaatacatgtagcacccgcatcactaatactataattgttttgcaaatacaaattggttagcgtcttgttccctttgattgcctcagcaatacatgtagcacccgcatcactaatacgattgttacacaaatacaaattggttagcgtcttgttcactttgattgcctcagcaatacatgtagcacccgcatcactaataccattaaaagacaaatccaaattggttagcgtcttgttcactttgattgcctcagcaatacatgtagcacccgcatcacaaATACCATTATaaaacaaatccaaattggttagcgtcttgttcactttgattgcctcagcaatacatgtagcacccgcagcactaataccattgaaacgcaaatccaaattggttagcgtcttgttcactttgattgcctcagcaatacatgtagcacccgcagcactaataccattgtcagacaaatacaaattggttagcgtcttgttcactttgattgcctcagcaatacatgtagcacccgcagcactaatactATTGTaacgcaaatccaaattggttagcgtcttgttcactttgattgcctcagcaatacatgtagcacccgcagcactaataccattctttcgcaaatccaaattggttaacgtcttgttcactttgattgcctcagcaatacatgtagcacccgcagcactaataccaatgtttcgcaaatccaaattggttagcgtcttgttcactttgattgcctcagcaatacatgtagcacccgcatccCTAATACCATTaaaagacaaatccaaattggttagcgtcttgttcactttgattgcctcagcaatacatgtagcacccgcagcactaataccattgtcagacaaatccaaattggttagcgtcttgttcactttgattgcctcagcaatacatgtagcacccgcagcactaatactATTGTAACGCAAAcccaaattggttagcgtcttgttcactttgattgcctcagcaatacatgtagcacccgcatcactaataccattatttaacaaatccaaattggtcagATTCAATCCAGTTCCAAACGACTTCAATAAATGCgagtgaaaatcacttttttctcttttgcattcgttgatggcctccaatacaatttttgcaccacggccttcatttttgttgacttcatttgttaaactctttacaagagccacaacctgttcatcgcatttcatggccaaaattccacatgaaaacaaaagtatttgtttaagttcaaCGAAATACCTTGGATCGGAAActagttcttcaggtttcatctccttgctttgaatctgagaacaaatgaagaatgctgcaaagaattcttgaaaacttttatgtaagaaggCATAGTGCAGTGTTTGTCTCAGTTTGCTGCCACCAGGCTGcactgacagaaatccaaattcagtcaggtcttttgcatggtttctcaattcactttcattaaaatccaacttatcgtcaagtaaaccattcaacgctacctttccaaggtgattcaattgcggtttgtaaTGGTTTGTCAAGTCTTCGATCTTTTCTAGTAGTCCCTTcctttttctatatcttctcaaaacacattcaaccatatccaagtacagttgagctctGCTTTCGGGGAGTGTGCCCTCAAACTCTTCgcataaaaggcaaagaagtgctgtgtttagaggattggccgctatttctctcaggtttttaTCTCGCGACATCCGTTGTAAGAGCTTGGTGGCTAAATCcgtcctttctttaaagtacttggtgacaaatCCTTTCACATGCTCTTCAGTAaatccttcgatctgaagcagcgcgtcacaacattttctcacctcttttccagcttcgtgtcttgctgttgcaactatgtggcatTTGGGGAGcactcttccttcaattaattcgGAAAACATCGACAATTTACTGGACGGtaactcatccaatccatccaatatcaataaaatgctggactgattttcacgaataaaacgaaagaattgttgtttgacttcttcatcgaTGTCT
It encodes the following:
- the LOC131787812 gene encoding NLR family CARD domain-containing protein 3-like codes for the protein MATAISPFASTKETTNYARLCRLLVDVGSQVLRSTFDKIHPPATLHTVLGRTSVHYATLQSLYKGRKKVLNPTQWGKLYPTHKAVSSKDFDITLLTVLLRNICSLRTPTKGWDELPLATDIRTEDDIARVKYYRNTVYGHAPQASVDDSSFSAYWQEIREALVRLGGAHFRAKIDNLEHDCMDPVIEEHYRELMKQWKKDDDSIKDKLEEIEDSLSDLRDTTEKIEIEMKEVKETLCSLTTTVEKSTDEGIFDPTELINGIRQLYKTREGWLSPFPWCEEFQFFLGNIFTRLKVVRRKKTRGEISNVFVDMSSILDPYEECSAPRTVLIEGEPGMGKTTYCKKYAYDWATKQQEPQGCGSTAFKVVLLLKCRDIHSDVWEAIDDQLLPRDIDEEVKQQFFRFIRENQSSILLILDGLDELPSSKLSMFSELIEGRVLPKCHIVATARHEAGKEVRKCCDALLQIEGFTEEHVKGFVTKYFKERTDLATKLLQRMSRDKNLREIAANPLNTALLCLLCEEFEGTLPESRAQLYLDMVECVLRRYRKRKGLLEKIEDLTNHYKPQLNHLGKVALNGLLDDKLDFNESELRNHAKDLTEFGFLSVQPGGSKLRQTLHYAFLHKSFQEFFAAFFICSQIQSKEMKPEELVSDPRYFVELKQILLFSCGILAMKCDEQVVALVKSLTNEVNKNEGRGAKIVLEAINECKREKSDFHSHLLKSFGTGLNLTNLDLLNNGISDAGATCIAEAIKVNKTLTNLGLRYNSISAAGATCIAEAIKVNKTLTNLDLSDNGISAAGATCIAEAIKVNKTLTNLDLSFNGIRDAGATCIAEAIKVNKTLTNLDLRNIGISAAGATCIAEAIKVNKTLTNLDLRKNGISAAGATCIAEAIKVNKTLTNLDLRYNSISAAGATCIAEAIKVNKTLTNLYLSDNGISAAGATCIAEAIKVNKTLTNLDLRFNGISAAGATCIAEAIKVNKTLTNLDLFYNGICDAGATCIAEAIKVNKTLTNLDLSFNGISDAGATCIAEAIKVNKTLTNLYLCNNRISDAGATCIAEAIKGNKTLTNLYLQNNYSISDAGATCIAEAIKVNKTLTNLDLSFNGISDAGATCIAEAIKVNKTLTNLYLCNNRISDAGATCIAEAIKVNKTLTNLDLSFNGIRDAGATCIAEAIKVNKTLTNLDLQNNYSISDAGATCIAEAIKVNKTLT